One genomic region from Actinocatenispora thailandica encodes:
- a CDS encoding type VII secretion target → MSRMQIDTRAVRRYAPGLGDVASDLADALSTLQEALDADDGAWGDDKYGQAFLENYGKPAKSTPHSVGQVVHGIKQMRRNLVTAADNYDQTEDANTFTT, encoded by the coding sequence ATGAGCAGGATGCAGATCGACACCCGCGCCGTCCGGCGGTACGCGCCGGGTCTCGGCGACGTCGCGAGCGACCTGGCCGATGCCCTGTCCACCCTGCAGGAGGCGCTCGACGCCGACGACGGCGCGTGGGGCGACGACAAGTACGGGCAGGCGTTCCTCGAGAACTACGGCAAGCCGGCGAAGTCCACCCCGCACAGCGTCGGGCAGGTCGTGCACGGCATCAAGCAGATGCGCCGGAACCTGGTCACCGCGGCCGACAACTACGACCAGACCGAGGACGCCAACACCTTCACCACCTGA